In a genomic window of Sulfurimonas denitrificans DSM 1251:
- a CDS encoding nitroreductase, whose translation MPTIIDAIINRSSKRAFLKKPVSKEIQQKILKAAAMTPSGANMQPWITYAISDEKVLKNIGDAIIEKMSSGVKHDQFIQYYPIEWKPLYKKRRFETGIGLYEHMGVDRKDLQTREKMWHDNFRWFNAQCVFFVFTDKAMIDGAVGALIDCGAYMQSIMLLARSFGLESCPQGSTTEFGRVVAKILDAPENLALLYSVVIGYEDKDAKINGYRPQRADISENVIFI comes from the coding sequence ATGCCTACTATCATCGATGCGATAATCAATCGATCTTCAAAAAGAGCCTTTTTAAAAAAGCCTGTATCAAAAGAGATTCAACAAAAAATTTTAAAAGCTGCTGCAATGACACCAAGCGGAGCAAATATGCAACCATGGATTACGTATGCCATCAGCGATGAAAAGGTTTTAAAAAATATAGGTGATGCTATTATTGAAAAAATGAGCAGTGGCGTTAAGCACGACCAATTCATCCAATACTATCCCATAGAGTGGAAGCCTCTTTATAAAAAAAGAAGATTTGAAACAGGCATAGGTTTATATGAGCACATGGGAGTAGATAGAAAAGATCTCCAAACAAGAGAAAAGATGTGGCACGACAACTTTAGATGGTTCAATGCTCAATGCGTATTTTTTGTCTTTACTGATAAAGCTATGATAGATGGTGCTGTGGGAGCACTAATAGATTGTGGTGCCTACATGCAAAGTATTATGCTCTTGGCTAGAAGTTTTGGGCTTGAGAGCTGCCCTCAAGGCTCAACTACAGAGTTTGGAAGAGTTGTAGCTAAAATATTAGACGCCCCAGAGAATCTAGCCCTTCTCTATAGCGTTGTCATCGGTTATGAAGACAAAGATGCAAAAATAAATGGCTACAGACCACAAAGAGCAGATATTAGTGAAAATGTTATCTTTATATAA
- a CDS encoding pyridoxal-phosphate dependent enzyme, with translation MNSPISKIGLDGRDFYVKRDDLIDPYLAGNKYRKLYTLLNTPSNRLKTIISYGGTQSNAMLAIAAMCQKKSWEFIYYTKPISKAIQNENSGNFFHSKRLGMLHVEIEHEYYRDFIASLRLNLDEETFIIDQGGAVEEARCGLEVLAHEIRESGLHVNSLATPSGTGTTALFLALCLPEYNIYTTPCVGDVEYLRSQMRALCELPTNLIILEPKRKYHFAKPHVELLHVWQKLLTTKIEFDLIYAPSMWMALLEQTKEDILYIHSGGVSGNESMLERYKQKGLI, from the coding sequence ATGAATTCTCCCATTTCTAAAATAGGTCTTGATGGGAGAGATTTTTATGTTAAGAGGGATGACTTAATAGATCCCTACTTAGCAGGAAATAAATACCGCAAGCTCTACACTCTGCTTAATACTCCCTCAAACAGATTAAAAACTATCATATCTTATGGTGGAACACAATCAAATGCAATGCTTGCAATCGCTGCAATGTGTCAAAAAAAAAGTTGGGAGTTTATCTACTATACAAAACCCATAAGCAAAGCCATACAAAACGAAAATAGTGGTAATTTTTTTCACTCAAAGAGACTTGGTATGCTACATGTAGAGATAGAACATGAGTACTATAGAGATTTTATAGCCTCTTTGCGTTTAAACTTAGATGAAGAGACATTTATTATAGATCAAGGTGGTGCAGTAGAAGAGGCGAGATGTGGTTTGGAAGTTTTAGCACATGAGATAAGAGAGAGTGGCTTACATGTAAATTCTTTGGCAACTCCATCGGGCACTGGAACAACAGCCCTTTTTTTAGCACTTTGTCTGCCTGAGTATAATATCTATACGACGCCTTGTGTTGGAGATGTTGAGTATCTTCGTAGCCAGATGAGGGCGCTATGTGAGCTTCCAACAAACCTTATTATCCTAGAGCCAAAGAGAAAATATCACTTTGCAAAACCACATGTAGAGCTATTGCATGTATGGCAAAAACTGCTAACAACTAAAATAGAGTTTGATTTGATTTATGCGCCTTCCATGTGGATGGCTCTTTTAGAGCAGACAAAAGAGGATATTTTATATATCCACAGCGGAGGAGTAAGCGGAAACGAGAGTATGCTAGAGAGATATAAACAAAAAGGTCTTATATAA